From Solanum stenotomum isolate F172 unplaced genomic scaffold, ASM1918654v1 scaffold4865, whole genome shotgun sequence:
GCCTGGGAAGCATTTTACAGAACAAGCAGCAAGGTCTGTCTTTTATACTATGTTCTGTTTTTCAACTGTGTGGTTGGCAGTCTTACTGCATATTTACCAAAGATTTCAATTTGTATGCTTCACTAgttaagaaataattgtttctTTGTTTAAAGTAGTACCACTGGTATCTTGATTAAGTGTCTTATGTTGCTAGAGGATGTTTGATAAACATAACGCCTTGCTGCTAGTCATTTCATCACCCGTCTGGTTTGCTGATTTTCCTCGAGTTTCCTGTGTAGCGTGTGTGAGGAATATTTATGGCGATTGCTCATTGTTTTTCCAAATTGTGTCTCAATCCCCACTTTCAAATCCTAGAAGAACACACTACTGAAGCATAAGGCTATTCACTTTGCTTTCATGAATTCATGATTCCAATTCGAAATTCAGAAAATTGTAATTTACTTGAACTATTTAAACATGATCTATTCTAACTTGGGCGTTATGCCATTTTTgtctttatattttgataaataatttgaacCTTAATGTCGTGCAATAGTGTATATTATTTGGTATTGAACTTCCAATATTTCATGTCTACAATTTTGAAGATTCTTAAAGagtttgtttccttttttgggTGGCAGGTTTTATGCATCAGAGGTGTTGCTTGCCCTGGAGTATTTACACATGATGGGAGTTGTATACAGAGATTTAAAGCCTGAAAATGTGCTGGTGAGGGAAGATGGCCATATAATGTTGTCGGATTTTGATCTATCATTGAGATGTTGTGTCAATCCTACCCTTGTTAGATCAAGTGATGAACCTTCTTGTGCTATCTCTGCCTATTGTATCCAGCCATCTTGTATTGATCCAGCATGCAAATTACCTGTTTGTGTGGAGCCTTCTTGCTTTCAACCTTCATGTTTTAAGCCTCGCCTCTTCAACAATAAAACAACGAAAACAAGGGGTGATCGTGCAATGGTTTCTTCTGATTCACTTCCTGTGCTGGTTGCAGAGCCAACTACAGCTCGGTCCATGTCCTTTGTTGGAACCCATGAATATTTAGCCCCAGAAATAATTAGAGGAGATGGTCATGGTAGTGCTGTTGATTGGTGGACATTTGGGATATTTCTGTACGAGTTACTTCATGGGAAGACACCATTTAAAGGCAATGGAAATAGAGAGACATTGTTTAACGTTGTTGGTCAACCTCTTAAATTTCCCGAGGGATCCACAGTTAGTTTTGCTGCAAAGGATTTGATCCGAGGTCTACTTGTGAAGGATCCTCAAAAAAGATTAGGATTTAAACGAGGTGCCACGGAGATTAAACAACATCCTTTCTTTGAAAACGTTAACTGGGCTCTCATCCGAAGCACTCATCCTCCAGAGATCCCTAAACCAGTTGATCTTACATTTTTTAAACAATCGTCTCAGGCAAACGAGAAAGCTGCTTCTGATTCTGATAGGTCATCTGGTCCTTActtagattttgaatttttctaaacaaatttttgtaggtgtCACTTTGATGTtcctaaagaaatatttattttcactttacAATTATCTTTTCTTTATCATAGTACTAGAGAATCCAGAGTATACATGTAGTTCTCTTatcaactttcttctttttaactGTTTTTCTATAGAAACTTACAAAAAGATAAAGGCATTCGAATCTCCTGAAAATGGGGTTTCCTTTTCATGTCAATACTTTCAGAAAAGTGAAAGGAATATAAAAGTAGCAGAATAAATACCTTTTCTTTTATTCTGTCTGTTAATTATATACTTCGTTTGAGGTGGTTAACCACTTTCCAGGACACCCTTTTACAGAGCACAAGACAAAGACAACACAAGAACTTTTCCTATAAATTAAACTTCCTTCCCCTGTTGTTTGTAAAGCAACTTAACATGTGGACCACTAAAAAGACGTGGTGCAGTAGATGAAGCTGCTCCTTTCTTTACCAAAAGTTTCCAGTGCAAACTCtggatatgaaaattttatggtAGGGAGTGTggcacaaatttaaattattcgGGCTTTAATATGGGTACTGAAAACCATGGAAAccaaaaaaacttaaatttggACAAATGATGATTAAGTTATCTTTGCTTTACTTGGTTTGCAATGTGGAGTTAGTGTCGTTTTCTAGCTAATAATATGTCAGTGTTGCTTTGACTGGACATGCTAGCTAGCTACAAGGTTTGtttattttggatatttttctttccaaaaactGATGCTTAATAGTATTGTTGTAANAGCTTTTCCTATAAATTAAACTTCCTTCCCCTGTTGTTTGTAAAGCAACTTAACTTGTGGACCACTAAAAAGACGTGGTGCAGTAGATGAAGCTGCTTCTTTTTTTACTAAAAGTTTCGAGTGCAAACTCTGGGTATGAAAATTTTATGGTAGGGAGTGCggcacaaatttaaattattcgGATTTTAATGTGGGTACTGAAAACcatgaaaaccaaaaaaacttaaatttggACAAATGATGATTAAGTTATCTTTGCTTTACTTGGTTTGCAATGTGGAGTTAGTGTCGTTTTCTAGCTAATAATATGTCAGTGTTGCTTTGACTGGACATGCTAGCTAGCTACAAGGTTTGtttattttggatatttttctttccaaaaactGATGCTTAATAGTATTGTTGTAAGATGCATTTGGCATTTTCCTCAAAAACAGTAAATTATCTTGAGTTGGATGCCGACATTCTGTTCAGGGTTGTGCAGTCTAGGTACCGGATTAAAGTTTCTTTCTTCAATGTGCAGACGAATCATCATAGCCACTGTTTTCTCCAAACTGCATTTTCATAGATATACATGGAATAAAGGAATGACACACTTCTTGAGCGCTTctgtttgaccatagattttgaagtcgaaatttgaaacttgaaaatttaagtttttgaagttgtaattgaaattaaagtccaaaaacttgaaaatatttaaagatctgattttcaaaatatgatcAACTTCACggtcaaacaaatatttaactATATGTGCGTACTATTTGATTTCAAAGAGACATTAATGCATGTTGATTTTGGACCTTCTTCAAAATAAACTCacatttcaacattcaaaagctaaatatgaaagaataaaaatacaatgaatccTATCATAGATTTAACTTTGCGTGCAACCTGTTAACTCTTGTCTTCCGCCAGATTATATCTGttaaacatttattaagagatGGCAACGTCCTAGCTACTATCTGTCCGCTACGGCACATTCATTCTAAAAGTTAGTTGATGAGATGAATGGTAACAAATTACTTATAAAACTCACTACTTCACACGTGTCATCTCATAATTCTATGAAAAGGAGggacatttttaattcaaactAATGTTAGGTAATTAGAGTCCAATAAGTAtaagatgaaatatttttaactcGAAAATTAAcgttaataaatataaatttaaacttAGGATTTATTCAGTGCGCACAAAGTGCTCACCTGAAGAACTGAGGTTGTGGCAGAGGTTGTAGCGGCTGCGAGTTAtcatagttaaaaaaaaaatacaaatttaaactAGTTTTAATAAGATagggaaaaaaatttaattgcctttcatttaaaaatgtataCTCATTGGTAGAGTTTCAGATAAAATGTAGAAAGCAAGCATCTGCATTTTGTTTTAAGGTCGAAACCTGACAAATATTGGCGAGTTCGTCAAAGATGATTATCGAATATGGAGTACAAATAGTCAATTCTTCAACAACTACTTTATTTATATCAGCTCATTAAGATGGAGGTTTCAAGAATATTGTGCCTCACCTTGGAGTATTTGCTAcgaaaataaaatgttttctaATTCTTTCATcccatatttatttttttacttgaaataaCTTTAGTTAATAgattgaattaatttttaataaaattgaacatctatttttaatacattggACAAAGAGAGTGTGTGATTAATTACTAATTGGAGATGTGCACTTTGATAGAAAATTTTCGAGAATCATCcatgttaatttttttacctatattttataatttattttttcatcatattaaaaaaattccaattgtatttttcatatgttAAACTAATTCAATTTTGAGAAGCGaaatataacaaatattttGCGTATGAAAAAGTGACATTAACCATCTCGGAAATCTCAAAGTAAAAACCATTTAGGAAATCACGCTAAATGTTTGTCCTCATATGGAACGCAAGCTTGTTTTTACCGTAACaaacttgtatatatataaatatatatctaaGCTACAAGAAAGTCAAATCGAACTCAACACtccctaattaattagttaccACTTAACTCAAACTCAAAGCCAATGGCTAAAacagattcaaaaaaatttccaaCAATTCAACAATGTGAATCAAAGGGACGTGAAGATCAAACAGTAGTAGCAGACATGGATGGAACATTACTAGTTGGACGTAGCTCTTTTCCTTATTTTGCACTTGTTGCTTTTGAAGTTGGTGGTATTTCTAggcttatttttttaatcttagcATCTCCGTTGGCTGGCTTTTTATACTATTTCATCTCTGAATCTGCGGGGATTAGAGTCCTCGTCTTTGCAACATTTGTTGGTATGAAAGTGTCCGATATAGAATCTGTTGCACGAGCTGTTCTACCAAAGTTTTATTCGAGCGATTTGCATCCTGAGACCTGGCGTGTTTTTTCATCGTGCGGGAAAAGGTGTGTTCTTACCGCGAATCCTAGGATTATGGTTGAACCATTTTTGAAGGAATATTTAAGTGTTGATATTGTTATTGGGACAGAAATATGTACCTATAAAGGAAGAGCTACTGGATTTGTTAATGAATCTGGAGTTCTTGTTGGTCATAACAAAGCTAAGGCACTTCAAAAGGCTTTTGGTTCTAAATTTGCTCCTCATATTGGACTTGGTGATCGCAAAACTGATTTTCCCTTCATGAATTTATGCAAGGTTTGTAAATTTCCTCTAATTCTGTGATATTATTTTCGTTTTAGTCTATTCTTAATTAAGTgatatgtttttatattttttaaaaaaacttgttatatcctttaTGGCATGCTCTTGTTTTCGTAGAATTGGCATGCATATGTAACGCAatagtttttcaattttaaatttgtctccaatcattcataaaattttgtatCCAATCATTCAGTGTGAAATAGTAAGTTTTTCAATGCATTAGTGCGTGGtgtaaaacattttaaacacaAAAAGTCACAACAAGGTACGTAGTAGTTATTAGGTAAACTTTTATGAGTACTGTTCTTTCCAGTCTAAAATATCATTAACTAATTTTCTTACAGGATGTATTACATcctaaaattcatttattttggatcaacgggagtatttttttttttaatgaaagtaGTACTCCCTTACTCCGTTCTTTTTACTTGTCAACTATGCATTTTGTTTTCCTCTCAAGACAACATTGATTATTAGTTTTActaaattattcatatatattagtataatttttttaaaaattgacttCTAGTATTCCGTAAATTTCAGTCaatcataaatatataaatggaGAATGTATTAATCCTCTCGTAATTTGATAAAGCTgatagataaaagaaaaaaaagtttatttttactatattaGATAggtaaaaaggaaacaaaaagaataatttgtttatttatatcaaattacaCTAATACCAACAAGGATTGTATTAAGTAGTCATTCATTCTTGACCAAAGGTCTCGAGTTTGAGTCCCTTTGAATCTCTTGGATAATCTAAAAAGTTTACATTATCACGCACATAACTTAGATCAGGAATAATACAACTCTTCTCTTATTACCTTTTGCAGGAAAGTTACATAGTACCACCTGAGCCTGGTGTGAAGCCCATGAGCCAAGATAAGTTACCAAAGCCCATTGTGTTCCATGATGGCCGACTTGTTCAAAAACCAAGCCCTTTAATGGCACTCATCATTATTCTTTGGATCCCTGTTGGTTTCCTCTTAGCATGTTTGCGTATCGCAGCGGGTGCGCTCCTACCGATGCCTTTAGTCTATTACGCCTTTTGGGCCCTTGGGGTTCGAGTCATAATCAAAGGGAACCCACCTCCTCCGGCCCGAAAATCCACAGGCCAAACGGGTGTCCTATTTATTTCCTCTCATCGAACCCTTCTTGACCCAATTTTCCTCTCAACGGCCCTTGGTAGGCCCATCCCTGCGGTCACTTACTCGTTGTCACGACTCTCTGAGATTATTTCACCTATTAAAACAGTCCGTCTAAGCCGTGACCGCATAATGGATGCTAACATGATCAAAAAACTTTTACAAGAAGGTGATTTGGTTATATGTCCTGAAGGAACAACATGTAGAGAACCATTTTTACTGAGATTTTCAGCATTATTCGCGGAATTAACCAACGAGCTTGTCCCCGTGGCGATGTGTAATAAAATGAGTATGTTCCATGGCACGACGGCTAGGGGCTGGAAAGGAATGGaccctttttatttcttcatgaATCCTAGCCCTTCATATGAGGTGAATTTTTTGAACAAATGGCCATATGAATTGACTTGTAATGCTGGAAAATCAAGCCATGATGTGGCAAATTATATACAGAGGACGATTGCCGCAACGTTATCGTATGAGTGCACCAATTTTACAAGGAAGGATAAGTACATGGCTTTGGCTGGAAATGATGGAACAGTGACTACAAAATCTGAATTTGCAAGCAAGAAAGTGACGACGGGCTGCTAATAACAGAGATAAAAGTTTATGATTTGTCTTCAAGAGTTCTAATTTGGTGTTTTTCCAAATTTTATAGACATGTATAGTTAGTACTTTAATAGAATACAAAACGAAATAAACTAGTAGTATAGTGGTTGTCTTGATATAAGGACAGATAAAATACTTCGACAAAATATGTACAAATTACCTCATAAATATGCAAACGTTTTAAATAGATGTACATAAATTATGCTATACGTTTCACCGTATTACAAGAAATGATAGGTAAGATCATCTTTTAAAATCATGAATTTATCGCTatgttaatatatttaaaaaatcgcCTTAAATGAGCTTTTGGGAAAAAATCATACGATCGTATTAGGAGTATTCTTGGACCGGCTCAACAATGAGGCCCAAAACATAATTTTCTGAATCAAATTTCACCGATCAGTcaattacaattttttcttcaGGGTAATTGATTTACAGTGTTAGGTGCAATAAATACACTATATCATGCATGCCAGTAGAGTGTTTATTgcttgaaaaaaatggaaaaaggaGTTACTCTGTCCAATTATAGTTGTCCACTGTTCTATTTTAggatattcaataatttttgttCACTCtatgaaatcaatgaataattttacacttatagttcctaatttatccttatcattaattataattcttctctattacatttttcaagacattgtattttgttatatttaaaTGGTGATACagtaaaattattcttttgtttataatttttaagaagTGTGTAAAGTCATTAatggacaaatattgttggacagaTAGTGCCTAATAGTTAATACTACTATTCAAGTAATATTTGACTGTTTGCAATTTGCagtataaataacataaatatttttttccaaaaaaaaaataaaatgaagtcaGTGGTAGGCATAaagtattttccttttttacttcAATGTCATTTACCAAAAAAGTACTCTCCTTTTTTTCACATTGTACACTGGCAGTAAAAGCTGCATACCATAATCTAATAACAGAAAATGAAAGTAATCCACGAAAGATTTCTCCAATGAAAACTAAATTTACTTTTGAGTTGATTTCTGATATGGTTATTAAGTGTTAACTATCTCACAAAGTCACTtctcttattaaaaaaattggaatcAAGAAGAAAGACGACTTTGTGTAACAGTCTGTGTTGTTTGATGGATTGTTGTCTTCATGTTATTCTCCTATTCTCCCTCTGTTTCATTGCCGTTTTTCCTCACCTGTCTCATTCTTCACGTCAATCATCCTTGTGGAATGGCAATAAAGAAATGTACTGATCCTATCTCCAGTTTCCCTCTTCCTCTTTTACTGGTTACAGCTTTGATgaatgctttttttttctttcagaaaAACGTCGATTTTGAAATTGACGACTAATTCCTTGTCGACTCCAATTGATCCAACACGGGTTACACAAATTTCATGGCACCCCAGGTTTGTTTATATATGGCTGATTTTCTGAGAATTGCGAAGAATGAAGATTAATTTGATGGAGCCCTGATAATGATTTTGAATTTATGCAGAGTTTTTATATATAGGaattttttgacaaatgaaGAGTGTGATCATTTCATCTCTCTGGTTAGcatttttttttccctctttctTTCTCTGTTCCTATCTTTCATTCAGAAATGTGGGAGTTTTAGTTAATGCAAGTAAAGGTCATTTTGCGTTAgtttaaagagaaaataatttcttatatACATTTTACTATTATTTGAGTTGAGGGTCTAAACATCCTCTCTATGCTCACAAGTTCTGCTTTCGCACTACTCTCTCCAGACACCTCTTATGAGATTACACTGACTAACCGAGTCTATATATCATTGGATGTGAAGTTAGCGTCctctatatgtatatatatatatattcatctcCAAACTATTTCACTTCTGAATTTTTCGTCTTTGAATAACATTGGCTTTGGTGAATCAGGCTAAAGATAGTCTGGAGAAATCCATGGTAACTGACCTTGAAACAGGGGAGAGCATAGAGAGTGAATATCGGACAAGTACTGGCGCGTTTCTCAACAAAGCTCAGGTTCATGTCCTGTACCTCTTTTCTATGCTGCAATTTCATTTTCAGAACTTTATTAGTGTTCAATGAAACTTTTGTTAATCTTTATTAAAGGATGAAGTTGTTGCTAATGTGGAAGCCAGAATAGCTGCCTGGACATTTCTCCCTGAAGGTACTTTAGTACTACCTCTATGACATTGATTGGCTTCATCTCtataaattcttatttttacgCCAACTTGTCAATCAGAGAATGGAGAACCAATGCAGATATTGCATTATGAACACGGGCAAAAATACGAGCcacattttgatttttttatggaCAAAGTTAATCAAGAGATAGGCGGTCATCGTGTAGCTACTGTCCTTATGTATTTATCAGATGTTGATAAGGGTGGCGAAACAGTTTTTCCTAGATCAGAGGTAATTCCAATTTTGTATGATTTTCCTGTTTTTCGCTTCAACTACTTGAGACGAAAACTTTCCTTTCTTCTAACCTACAGGCTGCAGATTCTCAGCCAAAGGGTGATGACTGGTCTAATTGTGCTAAAGATGGCTATGCAGGTACCATGAATTTTAATGTAAAGTCTGTCAACTAGTCGGTGTCCATCAGCATATTCGTTGAAATTTAAGTGAATTTCACTATATATTTGTGTTCGATATTGAAAATACTAGATTCAGTTGAAGTGAGACCAGACTTATTCTGACAAAACTTTGCAGTAAAACCAAAGAAGGGCGATGCGTTGTTGTTTTTCAGTCTACATATTAATGCAACAACTGATCGTTTGAGCTTGCACGGAAGTTGCCCAGTGATTGAAGGTGAGAAGTGGTCTGCTACAAAGTGGATTCATGTTAGGTCCTATGACAGTATTCCATCAGCTGAGAAGTGTATCGATATGTATCCTGAATGCTCCAGTTGGGCTGCTTCTGGTGAATGTGATAAAAATCCTTCATACATGGTTGGCACTGAAGAATATGTAGGTCATTGTAGGAAGAGCTGTCATGTTTGTTCATGATAGAAAATTATAAATCTATACATGCGTTTTCTGCATCTTTTAGCACAACACATCCTCAACTACTGTGTATCATGACATATAACTCAAGCTAAATGCACGCAATTGTGCACGTAATGAATCAGGGGCGGCTCAATGCATTTTAAAAATGAGACATCCATCTTAGGCCTCCAAAAGAATAAATTATATTGTGTCttatgtttctttcttttttgtcaatttttaaatttaacttttacatgacatgtttaagatcaccaaattaaaaaatactttggtatattataaaaaaaaattaaaaactaggcctccaatttatttttaattttaagcgactaatcacatttttaaaaaacatagtAATTGCAAATACTCAACTTAGGATAAAAGAATGCCCATGTGCCCCCACTCTAATTGTGCAAGATCTGCTAAGTTATTTCATACTACAAAACATGGGAAAAAATGTGCAAGAATATGCCNggtatattataaaaaaaaaattaaaaactaggcctacaatttatttttaattttaagtgACTAATTAACTTCAGCCGCACATTGATAGGTCTCGCTCGCTTGTTAGAATTATAGAAAGCATCAACATTCTTAATACCCATCACATTTGTTAAAAAACATAGTAATTGCAAATACTCAACTTAGGATAAAAGAATGCCCATGTGCCCCCCACTCTAATTGTGCAAGATCTGCTAAGTTATTTCATACTACAAAACATGGGAAAAAATGTGCAAGAATATGCCAAGTGCCAAGCGCAGAGATAAAGCAGGTAAAAAACGGGTGTAAGATAGAATATCCCACAAAAAATCGTTAAATTAGATTTAAAAAACTAATGAACAGTTATAAAACATAAACCCACAAAAACAGATAGAAATATTCTATCAAACATCCCAACTTTTtctgataaataaattcatGACTACTTTAGAGAGATCAGCATACTCATTTCGGCGACAAGGATCATCCGGACACATTTGGGACAATAGACCCGCAGGAGGCGACCCACCAACAACGGTTCATGGAACTGAACTAAATAGAAGAACATCAAATGTTGATGCCAATACTGTCGGAATGGAAACAAATGAGAAACCATGTTCTAGATCCGAAAGTAAGCCACCGAGGTGTTCTTTTATTGCCATTTTTGGACGATGCGCTAAAACTCCTGTCTCCTAAAGATTCATAGCCATATTTTCATGTTTCAATTGTTATAGTGTTACATCGAATTTGAGACATTCTTTCCAAACATGAATCATGAATACACAATtgtcaatttcctttttttcattCAATGAAATGAATCGAATGGACAAAGTTGGATCTAGTAAGCAAAATCTTCATGAACTTGTCTCCAAAATGCTACAATATGGGATCTGTAACACCAACTATTGAAgaaatattcttcttctttcactGCGTTAGCATTACATTACAGGATAGGACCCAAAAATGGCCTATGGCTATACATTTCAGAtggaaatttaatttaatacaaGGGAAGATACAATTCCCTATAATATTTGAGTATGCCATGGTTTAGAAGCCAAGTTGGTGATACTTGGCGTAGTCGATCTCATTCACTCTAATACAACACAGTATATTTTCTGGTAAATCCTCTGCCTTGTTTCCCTGCACCACATTTTACCAAGTACTATCAGATACAAGTCTCAAGAGGTAATCAAATCCGAACTTAGAAATGTTAATAGCTACCTGAATTGTCAGACCAAAGTCAAGAACACAATTTTTCAATCTGTCTTTAAATGATTCCACTCCTTTTCTTGCGAGGTAATTGAATCTGTGAATGTCCAAAT
This genomic window contains:
- the LOC125852739 gene encoding probable prolyl 4-hydroxylase 6 isoform X1, with amino-acid sequence MDCCLHVILLFSLCFIAVFPHLSHSSRQSSLWNGNKEIKTSILKLTTNSLSTPIDPTRVTQISWHPRVFIYRNFLTNEECDHFISLAKDSLEKSMVTDLETGESIESEYRTSTGAFLNKAQDEVVANVEARIAAWTFLPEENGEPMQILHYEHGQKYEPHFDFFMDKVNQEIGGHRVATVLMYLSDVDKGGETVFPRSEAADSQPKGDDWSNCAKDGYAVKPKKGDALLFFSLHINATTDRLSLHGSCPVIEGEKWSATKWIHVRSYDSIPSAEKCIDMYPECSSWAASGECDKNPSYMVGTEEYVGHCRKSCHVCS
- the LOC125852739 gene encoding probable prolyl 4-hydroxylase 7 isoform X2, whose amino-acid sequence is MLFFSFRKTSILKLTTNSLSTPIDPTRVTQISWHPRVFIYRNFLTNEECDHFISLAKDSLEKSMVTDLETGESIESEYRTSTGAFLNKAQDEVVANVEARIAAWTFLPEENGEPMQILHYEHGQKYEPHFDFFMDKVNQEIGGHRVATVLMYLSDVDKGGETVFPRSEVIPILYDFPPKGDDWSNCAKDGYAVKPKKGDALLFFSLHINATTDRLSLHGSCPVIEGEKWSATKWIHVRSYDSIPSAEKCIDMYPECSSWAASGECDKNPSYMVGTEEYVGHCRKSCHVCS
- the LOC125852742 gene encoding serine/threonine-protein kinase D6PKL2, translating into MMNREANNSIDTDATSLKVSFQELSVSNTNSTSIELCSTSFTLSENSVGSKLSDGGFEGKGMDSLNVGVDKNVEFVESENTSFSSVSYCNSADPNEVSYRGICPSKPHKGNDIRWDAIQCVKGKDGELGLAHFRLLKKLGFGDIGSVYLAELRGMGCLFAMKVMDKGMLAGRKKVMRAQTEREILGLLDHPFLPTLYSHFETDKFSCLLMEFCSGGDLHLLRQRQPGKHFTEQAARFYASEVLLALEYLHMMGVVYRDLKPENVLVREDGHIMLSDFDLSLRCCVNPTLVRSSDEPSCAISAYCIQPSCIDPACKLPVCVEPSCFQPSCFKPRLFNNKTTKTRGDRAMVSSDSLPVLVAEPTTARSMSFVGTHEYLAPEIIRGDGHGSAVDWWTFGIFLYELLHGKTPFKGNGNRETLFNVVGQPLKFPEGSTVSFAAKDLIRGLLVKDPQKRLGFKRGATEIKQHPFFENVNWALIRSTHPPEIPKPVDLTFFKQSSQANEKAASDSDRSSGPYLDFEFF
- the LOC125852740 gene encoding glycerol-3-phosphate acyltransferase RAM2, which produces MAKTDSKKFPTIQQCESKGREDQTVVADMDGTLLVGRSSFPYFALVAFEVGGISRLIFLILASPLAGFLYYFISESAGIRVLVFATFVGMKVSDIESVARAVLPKFYSSDLHPETWRVFSSCGKRCVLTANPRIMVEPFLKEYLSVDIVIGTEICTYKGRATGFVNESGVLVGHNKAKALQKAFGSKFAPHIGLGDRKTDFPFMNLCKESYIVPPEPGVKPMSQDKLPKPIVFHDGRLVQKPSPLMALIIILWIPVGFLLACLRIAAGALLPMPLVYYAFWALGVRVIIKGNPPPPARKSTGQTGVLFISSHRTLLDPIFLSTALGRPIPAVTYSLSRLSEIISPIKTVRLSRDRIMDANMIKKLLQEGDLVICPEGTTCREPFLLRFSALFAELTNELVPVAMCNKMSMFHGTTARGWKGMDPFYFFMNPSPSYEVNFLNKWPYELTCNAGKSSHDVANYIQRTIAATLSYECTNFTRKDKYMALAGNDGTVTTKSEFASKKVTTGC